The sequence GCAGCCCCGGCACCCATGCCCCGAGGCTTCCGCCCAGATAAAAAAACACCAGGTACAAAGACGTGGCAGCCCCGCGGGATGTGGCGGCGATATCGGTGACATAAGCGGTAGTGGCCGACTGGGACGCGAAATTGCCTAATGTCAACAGACAGCAACCGGCAACCAGCGCGGGAATGGACGGCCCAAGCGACAGCAGGATGCCGGATGCCCCAATCAGGTGACCGATCGCCATCGTCGCCCGTCTGCCGATTCTGTCGGACAGGAAACCGGCCGCCGGAGCGGACAACATCCCGCAGACATACGTCACAAACAGCAGCGAAATTTGCGTCACGCTGAGAAAAAACGGGGCCTGGGCGGCATGAAACGGCAGGTACGTAAAAAACCCGATAAACGCAAAAAATTGCGAAAACCCGATGAAAAAGGCACCCAGCAAAGCCGGATTGCGCAAGTAAACCAGAAAACTGCCGGCATGTCGTCCCGATTGATTGGTGGACGCCGGCAGAAACCGCCAGACCAACAAAACTACGATAGCAGAACCGACGGCGATCACTGCGAATACCGCATGCCAGGAAAACGCCTCCGCGATCGGACCGGATATCACCCGCCCCAACAAGCCACCCGCC comes from Effusibacillus pohliae DSM 22757 and encodes:
- a CDS encoding MFS transporter; the protein is MNRLLILFLAATNVFVVLYAPQPLLPLLAEDFQISIATASLVISATIFALALSSLLMAPLFDRWDRKKVILLSSGLLVLPSVMQSIADSFATVLFWRSICGLFIPGVTAILMAYAAEEFPVSQRGRVMGIYVSANVAGGLLGRVISGPIAEAFSWHAVFAVIAVGSAIVVLLVWRFLPASTNQSGRHAGSFLVYLRNPALLGAFFIGFSQFFAFIGFFTYLPFHAAQAPFFLSVTQISLLFVTYVCGMLSAPAAGFLSDRIGRRATMAIGHLIGASGILLSLGPSIPALVAGCCLLTLGNFASQSATTAYVTDIAATSRGAATSLYLVFFYLGGSLGAWVPGLLWKSFAWQGVVVLTVGTILLALLSNLYLAGRTVRQATAGEGSAVQKQ